A region of Brevundimonas sp. NIBR10 DNA encodes the following proteins:
- a CDS encoding HNH endonuclease domain-containing protein, whose product MRPVVPVLASRLSRAFEARASAYKFFWFLSLLNLIDDHEDPAEDDVIAEMVVLAWAPSALYRLSFGVLDRLQDVILDLQAWSALPGAASPARVRAVLKAWPEGRSRLDALARYVPSRFLAPWLLEALAPSMREDLRTQAIVAIAADSIGLGAGPPYALKREGRRTRVVMDPVWRAYLRDQRSMIEVFAQMKLAAFLQSRNPHTPAIVNKLGPPNPRNLRAQRAAFEVLALSEPLHDLYSGERLAAFALDHVLPRSFLAHDLIWNLAPVTAATNSSKGDSLPDLTDINALAGLHHRLMTILGPEGRLLESYSLAFGRDVAAVRGLPLVELEGLYRAHYAPLLQIAANQGFAPWQRTGV is encoded by the coding sequence TTGAGGCCGGTCGTGCCGGTTTTGGCAAGCAGACTTTCGCGCGCGTTCGAGGCGCGGGCGAGCGCCTACAAATTCTTCTGGTTCTTGTCGCTCCTAAACTTGATCGATGATCATGAGGATCCTGCGGAAGACGACGTCATTGCCGAAATGGTGGTGCTCGCTTGGGCGCCCAGCGCCCTCTACCGTCTGTCCTTCGGGGTGTTGGATCGTCTGCAGGACGTCATTCTCGACCTGCAGGCTTGGAGCGCTCTTCCGGGCGCCGCTTCGCCCGCCCGTGTCCGTGCCGTTCTGAAGGCCTGGCCCGAAGGGCGTTCGAGGCTGGATGCCCTAGCCCGCTATGTGCCGTCCCGCTTTCTTGCGCCATGGCTGTTGGAGGCGCTCGCCCCCTCGATGCGCGAAGACCTTCGGACGCAGGCGATCGTCGCGATCGCCGCCGACTCAATCGGTTTGGGCGCTGGTCCCCCCTATGCCTTGAAGCGGGAGGGTCGGCGTACGCGCGTTGTGATGGATCCGGTCTGGCGCGCCTATCTCCGCGATCAGAGGTCGATGATCGAGGTGTTCGCGCAGATGAAGCTGGCGGCATTCCTGCAATCCCGGAACCCCCACACGCCGGCCATCGTAAACAAGCTCGGGCCGCCCAATCCACGCAATCTCCGCGCCCAGCGTGCTGCGTTTGAAGTTCTGGCCCTGAGCGAGCCGTTGCACGATCTCTATTCGGGCGAACGGCTCGCCGCTTTCGCACTCGACCATGTCTTGCCGCGCAGTTTCCTGGCCCACGATCTGATCTGGAACCTCGCGCCGGTGACGGCGGCCACCAATTCGTCGAAGGGCGACAGTCTGCCTGACCTCACCGACATTAATGCGCTTGCAGGTCTTCACCATCGCCTGATGACGATACTCGGCCCGGAGGGTCGGCTTCTAGAATCCTACAGTTTGGCCTTCGGTCGCGACGTCGCCGCCGTCCGCGGCCTCCCATTGGTCGAACTGGAGGGTCTGTACAGGGCTCACTATGCGCCACTGCTTCAAATTGCGGCCAATCAAGGCTTTGCGCCGTGGCAGCGAACAGGCGTATGA
- a CDS encoding DUF4007 family protein, protein MTLADLENPTIRKPEHRFSGHQTFALRIAWLPKAVEAIAADPNLLNNTLQSVTRLGLGKNMVEALRCWLEAYGVATKGTNGWALTNEAALILNRPHGFDPFLEDPQTLWWLHWKISTLRVAPFFAWDLMINRWNEPSFSASAVVESFARHAEQDDRVLSEVTMKQHFEVWLRTYCAPKGGRALEDGLDSPLAGLALVRQFGERETAGRREHVYGFDLGRKRGVSQALFHYCLIDWWDARPDDEQTAPFHEVAHGSRSPGRVLRMPEGEVRERLHLLGAIQTSGFELHESLSQQQLRRTDSPLPDRLGALTAAYARGASLRSSSHD, encoded by the coding sequence GTGACCCTCGCCGACCTCGAAAATCCGACGATCAGGAAGCCCGAACACCGGTTTTCCGGGCATCAGACTTTCGCTCTGCGGATCGCCTGGTTGCCGAAGGCTGTGGAGGCGATCGCAGCGGATCCAAACCTTCTCAACAACACGCTGCAGTCCGTAACCCGCTTGGGTCTTGGCAAGAATATGGTCGAGGCTCTGCGCTGCTGGTTGGAGGCTTATGGCGTCGCCACCAAGGGAACCAACGGCTGGGCGTTGACCAATGAGGCGGCGCTGATCCTGAACCGTCCGCACGGGTTCGACCCGTTCCTTGAAGATCCGCAAACGCTGTGGTGGCTGCACTGGAAAATCTCCACGCTGCGCGTCGCTCCGTTCTTCGCCTGGGACCTGATGATCAACCGCTGGAATGAGCCGTCATTTTCGGCAAGCGCGGTGGTGGAGAGCTTCGCGCGTCACGCTGAACAGGACGATCGCGTCCTTTCGGAGGTGACGATGAAGCAGCATTTTGAGGTCTGGCTGAGAACTTATTGCGCGCCCAAGGGAGGACGTGCGCTCGAGGACGGGCTCGATAGTCCGCTGGCGGGTCTGGCTCTGGTGCGTCAGTTCGGCGAGCGCGAGACTGCAGGCCGGCGCGAACATGTTTATGGGTTCGACCTCGGCAGGAAGCGTGGCGTCAGCCAGGCGCTTTTCCACTACTGTCTGATCGATTGGTGGGACGCCCGTCCAGACGATGAACAAACCGCGCCCTTCCACGAGGTCGCCCATGGCTCGCGAAGCCCGGGCCGTGTTTTGCGGATGCCCGAGGGCGAGGTCCGCGAGCGTTTGCACCTGCTGGGCGCAATACAAACTTCGGGCTTCGAGCTTCACGAAAGCCTGAGCCAGCAGCAGCTACGCCGCACTGACAGTCCGCTGCCGGATCGTCTTGGCGCCCTGACCGCGGCCTATGCGCGGGGCGCATCGCTCCGGAGTTCGTCCCATGACTAA
- a CDS encoding sigma-70 family RNA polymerase sigma factor, producing MTDGYGRIGRQGGPGLAALHDRYDRWLTRAVRKRFGAQDADDVVQDTWVRIASLDLVDAIRHPKAFLLRTAINLALDRHRHRAVIEKSADVLRRSDQAQSDQLEAVLLEEIVLGLPEPLRDVFVLSRFACLSHAQIGEQLGISIKTVEWRMTKATALCTARLSL from the coding sequence GTGACGGATGGCTATGGACGAATAGGCAGGCAAGGCGGCCCCGGTCTGGCGGCGCTGCACGACCGCTACGACCGGTGGCTCACCCGCGCCGTCCGCAAACGCTTCGGCGCCCAGGACGCCGACGATGTCGTTCAGGACACCTGGGTCCGCATCGCGTCGCTCGACCTCGTCGACGCCATCCGCCACCCCAAGGCTTTCCTCCTGCGGACCGCGATTAATCTCGCGCTCGATCGCCACCGCCACCGCGCCGTCATCGAGAAATCCGCCGATGTCCTGCGTCGCTCCGACCAGGCCCAATCCGACCAACTGGAAGCTGTGCTGCTGGAAGAAATCGTCCTTGGCTTGCCAGAGCCGTTGCGCGATGTCTTTGTGTTAAGTCGCTTCGCATGTTTGAGCCACGCGCAGATCGGTGAGCAGTTGGGCATCTCCATCAAGACCGTAGAATGGCGTATGACAAAGGCGACAGCCCTTTGTACGGCTCGATTGTCTCTCTGA
- a CDS encoding nucleotidyltransferase and HEPN domain-containing protein, with protein MKRDIDHLPEKQQAELARVRTTLLTEFDASIAGGTQTWRKHGKILKIILFGSYARDDWVDEPENGYLSDFDLLIVVSNEKLTDIADYWYVAEDKILHDPGIGRTVNIIVHDLAEVNAAIGRGEYFWTDIVRDGIVLYELPGHPLAVPQPMTPSNALALAERYLEAKQIDLDAWLEDAARWLERSGEGSHARKRAAFHLHQAVETAYILSLLVHTFYFPRSHNIKFLRSLAEDVDKTLIAAWPRETKLERRRFETLKRAYVEARYSDQYDVNVEDLEALFVAARGLADLVAASASRRLAGLRAPATDV; from the coding sequence ATGAAACGTGACATCGATCACCTGCCCGAGAAGCAGCAGGCCGAGCTGGCTCGGGTGCGTACGACGCTGCTGACCGAGTTCGACGCCTCCATCGCCGGCGGCACCCAAACCTGGCGCAAACACGGCAAGATTCTCAAGATCATCCTGTTTGGATCGTATGCGCGCGACGACTGGGTCGATGAGCCCGAGAACGGCTACCTCTCCGATTTTGATCTGCTGATCGTCGTCAGCAACGAGAAGCTGACCGACATCGCCGACTACTGGTACGTTGCCGAGGACAAGATCCTGCATGATCCGGGCATCGGCCGTACGGTAAACATCATCGTCCATGACCTGGCCGAGGTGAACGCCGCCATTGGCCGGGGGGAGTATTTTTGGACCGACATCGTTCGGGATGGGATTGTTCTCTATGAGCTGCCTGGACATCCGTTGGCAGTTCCGCAGCCAATGACGCCTAGCAACGCCTTGGCATTAGCTGAGCGATATTTAGAGGCCAAGCAGATCGACTTGGACGCTTGGCTGGAGGATGCCGCGCGATGGCTAGAGCGATCAGGTGAAGGTTCTCATGCGCGGAAGCGTGCAGCTTTCCATCTGCATCAGGCCGTTGAGACGGCCTACATCCTCAGTCTCCTGGTCCATACGTTCTATTTCCCGCGCTCGCACAATATCAAGTTCCTGCGGTCGTTGGCGGAGGACGTGGACAAGACCCTCATCGCCGCTTGGCCAAGAGAGACGAAACTTGAACGGCGCCGCTTTGAGACGCTGAAACGGGCCTACGTCGAAGCGCGATACTCCGACCAGTACGATGTGAACGTCGAAGATCTGGAAGCGCTGTTCGTGGCTGCCCGAGGCTTGGCCGACCTAGTCGCCGCGTCTGCGAGTCGCAGGCTGGCTGGACTCAGAGCACCGGCTACGGATGTCTGA
- a CDS encoding cysteine desulfurase family protein — protein sequence MIVAYLDNNATTRLLPEAFEAMRPYLTDRFLNPASAAAVARGDPDPASDARRALAALLGDPDLHRDIVLTSGASEANSWVVQAACPGEGHIVLSAIEHPSLIAAAEAAERRGAQVDYVGCGQDGRVDAADILKVVRPDTALVSVMFANNETGVLQPVAEIAAEARRRAPDVLIHTDATQAVGRVALDLVGDLADVDLLSLSAHKFHGPRGVGALFVREGIELAPLIHGRQDDGRRGGTSNSAAAAGLAVAAQHAMRGINDWATMVDLRSRLEAGLYSIHSGSWTNGRSVPRLPNTLSMTLPGLSAEDVVDQLALQGICIASGSACDSGSMAPSHVLSAMGLSYEDAKSTLRFSLSSWTTAMEIDIVLSAMRSTVLP from the coding sequence ATGATCGTCGCCTATCTCGACAACAACGCCACGACCCGGCTGCTGCCCGAGGCTTTCGAGGCGATGCGGCCCTATTTGACGGACAGGTTCCTCAACCCCGCCTCGGCCGCCGCCGTCGCCCGCGGCGATCCCGATCCGGCGAGCGACGCACGGCGCGCCCTGGCCGCCCTGCTCGGCGATCCAGACCTGCACCGGGACATTGTCCTCACCTCGGGCGCATCCGAGGCCAATAGCTGGGTGGTCCAGGCCGCCTGTCCGGGCGAAGGTCATATCGTGCTGTCGGCTATCGAGCATCCGTCGTTGATCGCTGCGGCTGAGGCGGCTGAACGCCGTGGCGCGCAGGTCGACTATGTCGGATGCGGACAAGACGGCCGGGTGGATGCGGCAGACATTCTCAAGGTCGTTCGGCCAGATACGGCACTGGTCTCCGTCATGTTCGCCAATAATGAGACGGGCGTCCTTCAACCGGTGGCGGAGATCGCGGCAGAAGCCCGGCGCCGGGCGCCGGATGTTCTGATCCATACCGATGCGACCCAGGCCGTGGGGCGTGTTGCGCTGGATCTGGTCGGAGACCTCGCCGACGTCGATCTGTTGTCCCTGTCAGCACACAAGTTTCATGGCCCGAGAGGTGTGGGAGCGCTTTTCGTCCGGGAGGGCATCGAGCTGGCGCCGTTGATCCACGGCCGCCAGGACGATGGCCGCCGCGGCGGCACCTCCAACAGCGCCGCCGCCGCAGGACTGGCGGTGGCCGCCCAGCATGCGATGCGCGGGATCAACGACTGGGCGACGATGGTCGATCTGAGGTCGCGTCTCGAGGCGGGATTGTACAGCATCCATTCCGGCTCGTGGACTAATGGTCGATCGGTCCCGCGCCTGCCCAATACGCTTTCGATGACGCTGCCGGGTTTGTCGGCCGAGGATGTGGTGGATCAACTGGCTCTGCAGGGAATCTGTATCGCCTCGGGATCGGCCTGCGACAGCGGGTCCATGGCACCTTCCCACGTCCTCTCAGCCATGGGTCTGTCTTATGAGGACGCCAAATCGACCTTGCGGTTCAGCCTTTCGTCCTGGACGACGGCCATGGAGATCGACATCGTACTCTCCGCAATGCGGAGTACCGTACTTCCGTAG
- a CDS encoding FtsK/SpoIIIE domain-containing protein gives MAAKRGVNNANELRSAGVLSRYLVEARELDEEASSAWIFLDDYAAWLGQSERQIADLLCMVPGRGPDGTQTLDLIVTEAKYIGVANASGKASESGRQLRDTLRRLERALNSADKPADQFIWRARLSEMLRDSLHDPGGPPVNAEAIVNAVRSGECRFRVRGYSHVFAHAAPSDDILVEDKMTGVADTHSGTQEMFGPNSLRELLRAYADRADPSAIRLRVRGGQAPGPDGEGGGLALPTAPPSPPGSPSGEDAPAETVNEPAPDVQDAEPRAETHGVATTPLSRFRQRLQNAPSVPGPVTDADWLEQVSARCRNALRGYGMTQKLEQAILTPNAALLKFKGTNDLTVSSVERKVRELETTHGLSVLSVRSEPGLVNISIQRPVREVLTIGEVWRDWVTDPAVPNTRLLIAIKEDDGQPLFLEPEPAPHTLVAGSTGSGKSVLIQSIILAIAATNRPDQARIHLIDPKSGVDYYAFEPLPHLVDGIVDQPEAALERLDGLVEEMERRYGLFKAQRVSNIRSYNQKTDTPLPLIWMVHDEFADWMQIDSYRAGVEKAVSRLSVKARAAGIYLIFAAQRPDNTVFPMQLRSNLGNRLILRVDSAGTSDLSLGMKGGAAERLLGKGHLAAILGGGSTPTYAQVPFVGEDELVDLVDAICADLANPL, from the coding sequence GTGGCAGCCAAACGCGGTGTCAACAACGCCAATGAATTGCGATCGGCGGGGGTCCTGAGCCGCTATCTCGTCGAGGCGCGTGAACTTGACGAAGAAGCTTCCAGCGCCTGGATCTTTCTGGACGATTACGCCGCCTGGCTTGGTCAAAGCGAACGGCAGATCGCCGATCTGCTTTGTATGGTGCCGGGCCGTGGACCTGACGGAACACAGACGCTCGATCTCATCGTGACCGAGGCCAAATATATCGGCGTGGCCAATGCTTCAGGCAAGGCGTCTGAATCCGGACGCCAGTTGCGAGACACCTTGCGCCGGCTGGAGCGCGCGTTGAACTCTGCGGACAAACCGGCAGATCAGTTCATCTGGCGCGCGCGATTGTCCGAAATGTTGCGCGATTCCCTGCACGATCCCGGCGGACCGCCGGTGAACGCGGAGGCGATCGTCAATGCAGTGAGGAGTGGCGAGTGTCGCTTCCGGGTCCGGGGCTATTCGCATGTCTTCGCTCACGCGGCTCCTTCGGACGACATCTTGGTGGAAGACAAGATGACCGGAGTAGCGGACACGCATTCCGGCACCCAGGAAATGTTCGGCCCCAACAGTTTGCGCGAGCTCCTCCGAGCCTATGCCGACAGGGCCGATCCCTCGGCCATTCGGCTCCGGGTGCGCGGCGGGCAAGCGCCAGGCCCGGATGGGGAAGGCGGCGGCCTGGCTCTGCCTACTGCACCCCCGTCTCCTCCAGGTTCGCCGTCGGGCGAAGATGCGCCCGCAGAGACGGTCAATGAGCCGGCCCCTGACGTGCAGGATGCAGAACCGCGCGCCGAAACACATGGGGTCGCGACGACTCCGCTCAGCAGATTCCGACAACGCCTTCAGAACGCTCCTTCGGTTCCTGGCCCGGTGACGGATGCCGACTGGCTGGAGCAGGTGTCGGCGCGCTGCCGGAACGCGCTGCGGGGCTATGGCATGACGCAGAAGTTGGAACAGGCCATCCTGACGCCCAACGCCGCCCTGCTTAAATTCAAGGGCACCAACGACCTTACGGTGTCGTCCGTGGAGCGAAAGGTGCGTGAGCTGGAGACCACCCATGGTCTCAGCGTGCTCAGCGTGCGTTCGGAGCCGGGCCTCGTGAATATTTCGATCCAGCGCCCGGTGCGAGAAGTTCTGACCATCGGCGAAGTCTGGCGCGATTGGGTGACTGACCCGGCGGTTCCGAACACACGCTTGTTGATCGCGATCAAGGAAGACGACGGACAGCCTCTGTTCCTGGAGCCGGAACCGGCGCCTCACACCTTGGTCGCCGGCAGCACCGGCAGCGGCAAGTCGGTCCTTATCCAGAGCATCATCCTGGCGATCGCGGCGACCAATCGGCCGGATCAGGCGCGAATCCATCTCATCGATCCCAAATCTGGCGTCGACTACTATGCGTTCGAACCCTTGCCTCACCTGGTCGACGGCATCGTCGACCAGCCGGAGGCTGCGCTCGAACGGCTCGACGGGCTCGTGGAGGAGATGGAGCGTCGTTATGGCTTGTTCAAAGCCCAACGGGTTTCGAATATCCGAAGCTATAACCAGAAAACGGACACCCCTCTGCCGCTGATCTGGATGGTGCACGACGAGTTCGCCGACTGGATGCAGATCGACAGCTACCGGGCAGGGGTCGAAAAAGCCGTCAGCCGATTGAGCGTCAAGGCACGGGCTGCCGGCATCTATCTGATCTTCGCTGCGCAAAGGCCGGACAACACCGTTTTTCCGATGCAGTTGCGCAGTAATCTGGGCAACCGTTTGATCTTGAGGGTCGACAGCGCGGGAACGTCGGATCTGTCACTCGGGATGAAGGGCGGCGCGGCAGAGCGACTTCTCGGCAAGGGACATCTGGCGGCTATCCTCGGCGGCGGGTCCACGCCCACCTATGCGCAGGTCCCCTTTGTAGGGGAAGACGAGCTTGTGGATCTGGTGGATGCGATCTGCGCGGACCTCGCGAACCCTCTATGA
- a CDS encoding phosphoadenosine phosphosulfate reductase family protein, producing MSEQKPVRHILSLSGGKDSTALAIYMRDRVENMEYIFHDTGKELPDTLDYIEKLEAYLGQRVVRTTTRESFDDVLRTKGGMLPSGKRRWCTELLKLKPFEMYIGDEPCVNYVGIRADEDRVGYISHKPNIKPVFPFRDDGIDYAGVVRILEDAGLGLPPYTEWGRTRSGCFFCFYQQKIEWVRLKQHHPELFEEAKAYEKPNRVNGKVFNWTDESLETIEAPERMAQIEDNWERAKERRRARQHKRPLVAVLGGLEIEESPRDGCMICQL from the coding sequence ATGAGCGAACAGAAACCAGTGCGTCATATTCTGAGCCTCTCCGGAGGCAAGGACAGCACGGCCCTCGCCATCTACATGCGCGACCGGGTCGAGAACATGGAATACATCTTCCATGACACGGGCAAGGAGCTGCCCGACACCCTGGACTATATTGAAAAACTCGAGGCGTACCTCGGGCAGCGGGTGGTGCGCACGACGACCCGCGAGAGCTTCGACGATGTCCTGCGCACAAAGGGCGGGATGCTGCCGTCGGGCAAGCGTCGGTGGTGTACGGAGCTTCTGAAGCTCAAACCCTTCGAGATGTACATCGGCGACGAACCTTGCGTGAACTACGTGGGAATCCGGGCCGATGAGGACCGCGTCGGATACATCAGCCACAAGCCCAACATCAAACCGGTCTTTCCTTTCCGGGACGACGGCATCGACTATGCGGGGGTGGTCCGTATCCTCGAGGACGCCGGTCTGGGGCTGCCGCCCTATACCGAATGGGGCCGGACCAGGTCGGGCTGCTTCTTCTGCTTCTATCAGCAGAAGATCGAATGGGTCCGTCTGAAGCAGCACCACCCCGAGCTGTTCGAGGAGGCCAAGGCCTATGAGAAGCCCAACCGGGTGAACGGCAAGGTCTTCAACTGGACCGACGAATCGCTGGAGACCATCGAAGCGCCGGAGCGGATGGCGCAGATCGAGGACAATTGGGAGCGGGCCAAGGAACGTCGCCGCGCCCGTCAACACAAGCGGCCGCTTGTCGCGGTCCTGGGCGGACTGGAAATCGAGGAATCGCCTCGAGACGGCTGCATGATCTGCCAGCTCTGA